Proteins from a single region of Oryza brachyantha chromosome 6, ObraRS2, whole genome shotgun sequence:
- the LOC121054755 gene encoding RING-H2 finger protein ATL3-like, translated as MSSPPALHGPAAPAEVAGGGGGPSPMVISNGVLLAAVIFLFMVVVFVFLLYLYAKRYLGANPMLAPVSPSSRFLFLDASPFPRRGLPAAVLRGLPVTVYAKPGGGGAGAGEGLECAVCLSEVADGEKVRLLPKCEHGFHVECIDMWFHSHDTCPLCRAPVGSDAWELTAEGLPRVPREEPAAMEFPMFPTNVLFWGTHDDVANHPFRPPPPPLATAPSTSSSASGRRKENLVIDIPTRSVAADSVTSSSASTPLPASRMSEDMRSPVSARLRSLRRLLSRGKQAVVGPSFSPRGGGSGDIEQGLAGADAACPPKTPKTPPAAN; from the coding sequence ATGTCTTCTCCGCCGGCTCTCCATGGCCCCGCGGCGCCTGCCGAGGTggcgggaggagggggagggccGTCGCCGATGGTGATCAGCAACGGCGTGCTGCTCGCCGCGGTGATCTTCTTGTTCATGGTCGTGGTGTTCGTGTTCCTGCTGTACCTCTACGCGAAGCGGTACCTCGGCGCGAACCCGATGTTAGCGCCGGTGTCGCCCTCGTCGAGGTTCCTCTTCCTCGACGCGTCCCCGTTCCCGCGCCGCGGgctgcccgccgccgtgctgcggGGGCTCCCCGTGACGGTCTACGCGAAGccgggcgggggcggcgcgggcgccggcgaggggctCGAGTGCGCGGTGTGCCTGTCCGAGGTGGCCGACGGCGAGAAGGTGCGGCTGCTGCCCAAGTGCGAGCATGGCTTCCACGTCGAATGCATCGACATGTGGTTCCATTCCCACGACACCTGCCCGCTCTGCCGCGCGCCCGTCGGCTCCGACGCCTGGGAGCTCACCGCGGAGGGGCtgccgcgcgtgccgcgcgaGGAGCCGGCCGCCATGGAGTTCCCCATGTTCCCCACCAACGTCCTCTTCTGGGGCACCCACGACGACGTCGCCAACCACCCGTTccgtcccccgccgccgcctctcgcGACCGCCCCCTCCACGAGCTCCTCGGCCTCCGGACGCCGGAAGGAGAATCTCGTGATCGACATCCCGACGCGCTCCGTCGCGGCGGACTCTGTCACGTCGTCGTCCGCCTcgacgccgctgccggcgagcAGGATGTCGGAGGACATGAGGTCGCCGGTGTCCGCGCGGCTCCGGTCGCTGCGCCGGCTTCTGAGCAGGGGCAAGCAGGCCGTGGTCGGCCCGTCCTTCagcccgcgcggcggcggcagcggagacATCGAGcaggggctcgccggcgctgACGCCGCGTGCCCGCCCAAGACTCCCaagacgccgccggcggcgaactgA